A single region of the Marmota flaviventris isolate mMarFla1 chromosome 10, mMarFla1.hap1, whole genome shotgun sequence genome encodes:
- the Ngf gene encoding beta-nerve growth factor isoform X2, producing the protein MSMLFYTLITAFLIGIQAELYPDSNVPAGDAIPQVHWTKLQHSLDTALRRARSAPAAPIAARVAGQTRNITVDPRLFKKRQLRSPRVLFSTQPPPASADTQDLDLQVAGAGSSNRTHRSKRSSTHPVFHMGEFSVCDSVSMWVGDKTTATDIKGKEVTVLGEVNINNSVFKQYFFETKCRDPNPVDSGCRGIDSKHWNSYCTTTHTFVKALTTDDKQAAWRFIRIDTACVCVLSRKTARRG; encoded by the coding sequence ATGTCCATGTTGTTCTACACTCTGATCACAGCGTTTTTGATCGGCATACAGGCAGAACTATACCCAGACAGCAATGTCCCAGCAGGAGACGCCATCCCGCAAGTTCACTGGACTAAACTTCAGCATTCCCTTGACACAGCCCTCCGCAGAGCCCGCAGCGCGCCTGCTGCGCCGATAGCTGCCCGGGTGGCAGGGCAGACCCGCAACATCACTGTGGACCCCAGACTGTTTAAGAAACGGCAACTGCGCTCACCCCGCGTGCTGTTCAGCACCCAGCCGCCACCCGCCTCCGCGGACACTCAGGATCTGGACCTGCAGGTCGCTGGCGCTGGCTCCTCCAACAGGACTCACAGGAGCAAGCGCTCCTCCACCCACCCCGTCTTCCACATGGGGGAGTTCTCCGTGTGCGACAGCGTCAGCATGTGGGTTGGGGATAAGACCACCGCCACGGACATCAAGGGCAAGGAGGTGACGGTGCTGGGAGAGGTGAACATTAACAACAGTGTATTCAAACAGTACTTTTTTGAGACCAAGTGCCGAGACCCCAATCCCGTCGACAGCGGATGCCGGGGCATTGACTCCAAGCACTGGAACTCGTATTGTACCACGACTCACACCTTTGTCAAGGCGCTGACCACCGACGACAAGCAGGCGGCCTGGCGGTTTATCCGGATCGACACGGCCTGCGTGTGCGTGCTCAGCAGGAAGACCGCCCGAAGAGGCTGA
- the Ngf gene encoding beta-nerve growth factor isoform X1 — protein MFWTKNEIIRIASDKWKSLPHFGGPRVLAHGRAVQGAGWHAGPKLSSASGPNNSFSKGAAFSPGHTEVRSVMSMLFYTLITAFLIGIQAELYPDSNVPAGDAIPQVHWTKLQHSLDTALRRARSAPAAPIAARVAGQTRNITVDPRLFKKRQLRSPRVLFSTQPPPASADTQDLDLQVAGAGSSNRTHRSKRSSTHPVFHMGEFSVCDSVSMWVGDKTTATDIKGKEVTVLGEVNINNSVFKQYFFETKCRDPNPVDSGCRGIDSKHWNSYCTTTHTFVKALTTDDKQAAWRFIRIDTACVCVLSRKTARRG, from the exons AGTTCTGGCCCATGGTCGTGCAGTCCAGGGGGCTGGATGGCATGCTGGACCCAAGCTCAGCTCAGCGTCTGGGCCCAATAACAGCTTTTCCAAGGGAGCAGCTTTCTCTCCTGGCCACACTGAG GTGCGCAGCGTAATGTCCATGTTGTTCTACACTCTGATCACAGCGTTTTTGATCGGCATACAGGCAGAACTATACCCAGACAGCAATGTCCCAGCAGGAGACGCCATCCCGCAAGTTCACTGGACTAAACTTCAGCATTCCCTTGACACAGCCCTCCGCAGAGCCCGCAGCGCGCCTGCTGCGCCGATAGCTGCCCGGGTGGCAGGGCAGACCCGCAACATCACTGTGGACCCCAGACTGTTTAAGAAACGGCAACTGCGCTCACCCCGCGTGCTGTTCAGCACCCAGCCGCCACCCGCCTCCGCGGACACTCAGGATCTGGACCTGCAGGTCGCTGGCGCTGGCTCCTCCAACAGGACTCACAGGAGCAAGCGCTCCTCCACCCACCCCGTCTTCCACATGGGGGAGTTCTCCGTGTGCGACAGCGTCAGCATGTGGGTTGGGGATAAGACCACCGCCACGGACATCAAGGGCAAGGAGGTGACGGTGCTGGGAGAGGTGAACATTAACAACAGTGTATTCAAACAGTACTTTTTTGAGACCAAGTGCCGAGACCCCAATCCCGTCGACAGCGGATGCCGGGGCATTGACTCCAAGCACTGGAACTCGTATTGTACCACGACTCACACCTTTGTCAAGGCGCTGACCACCGACGACAAGCAGGCGGCCTGGCGGTTTATCCGGATCGACACGGCCTGCGTGTGCGTGCTCAGCAGGAAGACCGCCCGAAGAGGCTGA